A region from the Mycolicibacterium phlei genome encodes:
- a CDS encoding YdcF family protein: protein MPTGWRRMRRADTVWTALEVVAVVVAVVVIDMTIAGYLLFTNAAVDELEPADAVLVLAGEHDGREDYGVELVRQGWAPTVVLSDPYRDDDAVMNRVCPGRDPNAQVKPDSDDDVEVVCMVPHLLTTRGEAIAMRRLAEERGWQRIIVVTWRYHVPRTRFVFRQCYSDRPGAAVMVAVPRSYDFSIPQWELTYAYQFAGFVKAAILGDCA from the coding sequence TTGCCGACCGGCTGGCGGCGTATGCGGCGCGCTGACACCGTATGGACGGCCCTGGAGGTCGTCGCGGTGGTCGTGGCCGTGGTGGTCATCGACATGACAATCGCCGGTTATCTGCTGTTCACCAATGCTGCCGTCGACGAACTCGAACCGGCCGACGCGGTGCTGGTCCTCGCCGGTGAGCACGACGGCCGCGAGGACTACGGTGTCGAGTTGGTGCGGCAGGGCTGGGCGCCTACGGTGGTGCTGTCCGACCCGTATCGCGACGACGATGCGGTGATGAACCGGGTATGTCCCGGCCGCGACCCGAACGCCCAGGTCAAACCCGATTCTGACGACGATGTCGAGGTGGTTTGCATGGTTCCGCACCTGCTCACCACCCGCGGTGAGGCCATCGCGATGCGCCGACTGGCCGAGGAGCGGGGGTGGCAGCGGATCATCGTCGTCACCTGGCGCTACCACGTGCCGCGCACGCGTTTCGTATTTCGCCAGTGCTATTCGGACCGGCCCGGCGCAGCGGTCATGGTCGCGGTGCCGCGGTCCTACGACTTCTCGATTCCGCAGTGGGAGCTAACATATGCCTATCAATTTGCTGGCTTCGTGAAGGCAGCTATCTTGGGAGACTGTGCGTGA
- a CDS encoding lipase family protein, with the protein MGPEAGPQSLMRRRVVVWVAVAAAVVLLAALTPVVWNVWLRPSGDGPTPIDGADLSGTGPGTLVSAVTMPDFAHTNSGRGMRSARVVYRSTNGDTGAQTEVSGSVFTPLGDPPPGGWPVIAFGHGTTGINEPCAPSLSGTLLGMSEPIAALVNAGFAVAFADYQGLGADGVHPYPDSHTAGLNIIDSVRALRHTFDGVSNRWAAIGGSQGGGAVWAAAEQAGTYAPELDLVGAVAYVPAADVSGLVDKAVDGTMTDDQRLVYVAIVESLARLHPDLDRDDYRRGAAAKYWDILNACSGPMVADRDAAAAEVTAEDLTPASPQAADRLRALLQAWALPQRRLSAPLAVVYSGQDEFIDEPWTTAALRRACDLGGQLTWRLNPTSGHGGLTCPIISVGSPTDSRTNR; encoded by the coding sequence ATGGGCCCGGAGGCGGGGCCGCAGAGCCTGATGCGCCGTCGGGTCGTCGTCTGGGTCGCCGTCGCGGCCGCGGTGGTGCTGCTCGCCGCCCTGACACCGGTGGTCTGGAACGTGTGGCTGCGGCCCTCGGGGGACGGGCCGACACCGATCGACGGCGCCGACCTGTCGGGCACCGGGCCCGGCACACTCGTCAGCGCCGTGACGATGCCGGACTTCGCGCACACCAACTCCGGCCGCGGCATGCGGTCGGCGCGGGTGGTCTACCGCTCGACCAACGGGGACACCGGCGCGCAGACCGAGGTGTCGGGCAGCGTGTTCACCCCGCTGGGCGATCCGCCGCCCGGCGGTTGGCCGGTGATCGCGTTCGGGCACGGCACCACCGGCATCAACGAGCCGTGCGCGCCGTCGCTGTCGGGCACCCTGCTCGGCATGAGCGAGCCGATCGCGGCGCTGGTCAACGCCGGTTTCGCGGTGGCGTTCGCCGACTACCAGGGTCTGGGCGCCGACGGGGTGCACCCGTACCCGGACTCGCACACCGCCGGGTTGAACATCATCGACTCGGTGCGCGCCCTGCGCCACACCTTCGACGGGGTGTCGAACCGGTGGGCGGCGATCGGCGGCTCCCAGGGCGGCGGTGCGGTGTGGGCGGCGGCCGAGCAGGCCGGGACCTACGCCCCCGAACTCGACCTCGTCGGCGCGGTCGCCTACGTGCCGGCCGCCGACGTCAGCGGTCTCGTCGACAAGGCGGTGGACGGCACCATGACCGACGACCAGCGGCTGGTCTACGTCGCGATCGTGGAGTCGCTGGCCCGCCTGCACCCCGACCTCGACCGCGACGACTACCGGCGCGGCGCCGCGGCGAAGTACTGGGACATCCTCAACGCGTGCTCGGGGCCGATGGTGGCCGACCGCGACGCCGCCGCCGCCGAGGTGACCGCCGAGGACCTGACCCCGGCCTCCCCGCAGGCCGCCGACAGGCTGCGCGCCCTGCTGCAGGCGTGGGCGCTGCCGCAGCGCAGGTTGTCGGCGCCGCTGGCGGTCGTCTACTCGGGTCAGGACGAGTTCATCGACGAGCCGTGGACCACCGCGGCGCTCCGCCGGGCGTGTGACCTCGGCGGCCAGCTGACCTGGCGGCTGAACCCGACCAGCGGCCACGGGGGGTTGACCTGTCCGATCATTTCGGTTGGCTCGCCGACCGATTCGCGAACAAACCGGTGA
- a CDS encoding YveK family protein codes for MKPPAFVPKARDYLRMLVQSWWVILCATALSGLAGWLVYAYGPHHYQANAQLFVLTPGNATTIDAYYGQLNAATRAPTFTGLARSSQVTMRTIEQLGLPETPDALAARITVLPRTQVVLDVAVVGDEPDQTRATAEAVVENMVALAQQLNTVETGDTELVAIDDGAATVQRLESRTTLIAEGAGVGFALSALLVLAYGLIRDKLLARGQVGRLIDEFRAVSDE; via the coding sequence GTGAAGCCGCCCGCATTCGTCCCGAAGGCGCGCGACTACCTGCGCATGCTCGTCCAGAGCTGGTGGGTGATCCTCTGCGCCACAGCGCTTTCCGGGCTCGCCGGCTGGCTGGTGTACGCCTACGGGCCGCACCACTACCAGGCCAACGCGCAGCTGTTCGTGCTCACCCCCGGCAACGCGACGACGATCGACGCGTACTACGGGCAGCTCAACGCCGCCACCCGGGCACCCACCTTCACCGGGCTGGCCCGCAGCTCACAGGTCACCATGCGCACGATCGAGCAGCTCGGCCTGCCCGAGACGCCCGACGCGCTGGCCGCCCGGATCACCGTGCTGCCGAGGACCCAGGTGGTCCTCGACGTCGCCGTCGTCGGGGACGAGCCGGACCAGACGCGCGCCACCGCCGAAGCCGTCGTCGAGAACATGGTCGCGCTGGCGCAGCAGCTGAACACGGTGGAGACCGGCGACACCGAGCTGGTCGCGATCGATGACGGCGCGGCCACGGTGCAGCGCCTCGAGTCCCGCACGACGCTGATCGCCGAGGGTGCCGGGGTCGGGTTCGCGCTGAGCGCGCTGCTGGTCCTCGCCTACGGGCTGATCCGGGACAAGCTCCTGGCGCGCGGGCAGGTGGGACGGTTGATCGACGAGTTCCGCGCGGTGAGCGACGAATGA
- a CDS encoding acyltransferase family protein, whose protein sequence is MTPRPTSEPRTPTTPTPSGVAGTRARIIGLDGARGISCLCVAIMHVAVHYSPQTSAEWKINLLGLALIFFYVLSGFLLFLPYARSVFAEREQATLPDTRSFALNRVMRIMPAYLVIFLFCNYVLQAVYVGNASMQSGGDSGTGMITDPGQLLANLTLTQSYIPAYFQTGLNPSWSLTLEYAFYATLPILGLLLIRLRRRTDTRPLRLALLAPLILIVIGFIGRAFVPLMIEKSGLTDPTEIQWGDNWVAVYTKCLLTNADTFAMGMIAAVVVVAMERKVLSDRLSRRVRLISALAVLPTTFVFLILIATANPYATSGIAVTCALLILVIVAPLARGEDSWIARALDVKPLEYVGKVSLSLYLLHFPVLIVLGRLGWMAGDTLAGVLQNSALVLLVALIASSITYHLVEEPALKWARRRGRRA, encoded by the coding sequence ATGACGCCAAGACCGACGTCCGAACCCCGCACCCCCACCACGCCGACACCCTCCGGGGTCGCCGGCACCCGGGCCAGGATCATCGGCCTGGACGGTGCCCGCGGCATCTCCTGCCTGTGCGTGGCGATCATGCACGTGGCCGTGCACTACTCGCCGCAGACCTCGGCGGAGTGGAAGATCAACCTGCTCGGTCTGGCGCTGATCTTCTTCTACGTGCTCAGCGGTTTCCTGCTCTTCCTGCCGTACGCCCGCAGCGTCTTCGCCGAGCGCGAGCAGGCGACGCTGCCCGACACCCGCAGCTTCGCGCTGAACCGCGTCATGCGGATCATGCCCGCCTACCTGGTCATCTTCCTGTTCTGCAACTACGTGCTGCAGGCCGTCTACGTCGGCAACGCCTCGATGCAGAGCGGTGGTGACTCCGGCACCGGGATGATCACCGACCCGGGCCAGCTGCTGGCCAACCTGACGCTGACCCAGAGCTACATTCCGGCCTACTTCCAGACCGGCCTGAACCCGTCCTGGTCGCTGACCCTGGAGTACGCGTTCTACGCCACGCTGCCGATCCTCGGGCTGCTGCTGATCCGGCTGCGCAGACGCACCGACACCCGTCCGCTGCGCCTGGCGCTGCTCGCCCCGCTCATCCTGATCGTCATCGGGTTCATCGGGCGGGCGTTCGTGCCGCTGATGATCGAGAAGTCCGGCCTGACCGACCCCACCGAGATCCAGTGGGGCGACAACTGGGTCGCCGTCTACACCAAATGCCTGCTGACCAACGCCGACACGTTCGCGATGGGGATGATCGCGGCGGTCGTGGTGGTCGCGATGGAACGAAAGGTCCTCAGCGACAGGCTGAGCCGCAGGGTGCGTCTGATCAGCGCACTGGCGGTGCTGCCGACCACCTTCGTGTTCCTGATCCTGATCGCCACCGCCAACCCGTACGCCACCTCCGGCATCGCGGTCACCTGCGCGCTGCTGATCCTGGTCATCGTCGCGCCGCTGGCCCGCGGTGAGGACTCCTGGATCGCGCGTGCGCTCGATGTCAAACCCCTGGAGTACGTCGGCAAGGTCTCGCTGTCGCTGTACCTGCTGCACTTCCCGGTCCTGATCGTGCTGGGCCGGCTCGGCTGGATGGCCGGCGACACGCTGGCCGGGGTGCTGCAGAACTCGGCGCTGGTGCTGCTGGTGGCGCTGATCGCGTCGTCGATCACCTACCACCTGGTGGAGGAACCCGCATTGAAATGGGCCCGGAGGCGGGGCCGCAGAGCCTGA
- a CDS encoding O-antigen ligase family protein, which translates to MATVNPHGDLPRNFIAGLAIVAGVPILAGLALMGGRMGLLAAAGLIGVVAAVYIGLRHPLWLFWALAWVIGALPFGEFPGVNLPFWLPLAFGAIVAVYVHPKLARSPHPLELATWLFIAVSVISVAATSISLISIIMIVRWSLATVLAVALIRLSNEDLVKFGRYFVYGSFLNALFGLYIVALDRDQSTFRYLRFVGYAPEYTAPRFAYSDGGAVALIRLGGTMVDPNGEGIALVAALAVSFIVLRGWTRVVMSTVIGLALLLTLSRASIFSVVVGVILVLIFHGMRSRDRLLSLAAFAAVVIAAWSTPSIRRRFLSAFRSDDRGANDRIESLREFPHQMSGHWWFGLGWDRPEYTEGDYAFVLNHVSNAPLLTVYRGGIFTGIVFVAIMVMGCVYGYRAIRANWMPGAIYGGIFIGFCLVALQLDHPVAGSPPSQLKYAIMLAFLAYLDRIQREPARHVGDLEREKSFIPAH; encoded by the coding sequence ATGGCCACCGTGAACCCTCACGGCGATCTGCCGCGCAATTTCATCGCAGGCCTGGCGATCGTTGCTGGGGTGCCCATACTCGCCGGTCTGGCGCTGATGGGCGGCCGCATGGGGCTGCTCGCGGCGGCGGGCCTGATCGGTGTGGTGGCCGCGGTCTACATCGGCCTCCGCCACCCCCTGTGGCTGTTCTGGGCGCTGGCCTGGGTGATCGGCGCGCTGCCGTTCGGCGAGTTCCCGGGGGTGAACCTGCCGTTCTGGCTGCCGCTGGCGTTCGGGGCGATCGTGGCGGTCTACGTCCACCCCAAGCTGGCCCGCTCACCGCATCCGCTCGAGCTGGCGACCTGGTTGTTCATCGCCGTCTCGGTGATCTCGGTGGCGGCCACCAGCATCAGCCTGATCAGCATCATCATGATCGTGCGCTGGTCGCTGGCCACGGTGCTCGCGGTGGCGCTGATCCGGCTGTCCAACGAGGATCTCGTCAAGTTCGGCCGGTACTTCGTCTACGGGTCGTTCCTCAACGCCCTGTTCGGTCTGTACATCGTGGCGCTGGACCGCGACCAGAGCACGTTCCGCTACCTGCGGTTCGTTGGGTACGCGCCCGAGTACACCGCCCCGCGCTTCGCCTACTCCGACGGCGGCGCGGTCGCGTTGATCCGACTCGGCGGCACCATGGTCGATCCCAACGGCGAGGGCATCGCGCTGGTAGCAGCGCTGGCGGTGTCCTTCATCGTCCTGCGAGGCTGGACGCGGGTCGTGATGTCCACGGTCATCGGTTTGGCTTTGCTGCTGACCCTGAGCCGGGCCAGCATCTTCAGCGTCGTCGTGGGCGTGATCCTGGTGCTGATCTTCCACGGCATGCGTAGCCGCGACAGGTTGCTGAGCCTGGCGGCATTCGCGGCGGTGGTGATCGCCGCGTGGTCCACACCGTCAATTCGGCGCCGTTTCCTGAGCGCTTTCCGCAGCGACGACCGGGGTGCCAACGACCGAATCGAATCGCTGCGGGAATTCCCGCATCAGATGTCGGGCCATTGGTGGTTCGGATTGGGCTGGGACCGCCCCGAATACACCGAGGGCGATTACGCGTTCGTGCTCAACCACGTTTCCAACGCCCCGCTGCTCACTGTTTACCGCGGCGGAATTTTCACCGGCATCGTTTTCGTGGCGATCATGGTGATGGGCTGCGTGTACGGGTACCGCGCAATTCGGGCGAATTGGATGCCGGGCGCCATTTACGGCGGCATCTTCATCGGTTTCTGTCTTGTCGCGCTGCAACTGGACCACCCGGTCGCGGGCAGCCCGCCATCGCAGTTGAAATACGCCATCATGCTGGCATTCCTGGCCTATCTCGACCGAATACAACGAGAACCGGCGCGACACGTCGGCGATCTTGAACGGGAAAAGAGTTTCATTCCGGCACACTGA
- a CDS encoding sialate O-acetylesterase: protein MSAPRNPDGDSPLHLQLLVEAKCVVKRLLAPRGVPVDPPETPYLVVPILGQSNAFGMGVGLDPDGLDRPHPRVHQWAMCGRSKNTAVLARDPLLHEIPGKGVGFGMTFARNLADATGRTVLLIPGARGDTSFTPKNGYTWDPADTRTRVNLYRRAVSAIDTVLRRYPGSEVAVVLWHQGETDVPLMSGPDYQAKLDSTFNDLRSRYGSDLPILLGQMVPEEMELSHKDYSAINAVHEDTPNRLAHTAFIPGSRNCINGGVDRHYNAVGQRRMGQDMWTAYREKFADRLAAYAAR, encoded by the coding sequence ATGAGTGCTCCGCGCAACCCTGACGGCGACAGCCCGCTCCACCTGCAACTGCTGGTTGAGGCGAAGTGTGTGGTCAAGCGACTGCTCGCGCCGCGAGGCGTCCCGGTCGACCCGCCGGAGACGCCGTATCTGGTGGTACCGATCCTCGGCCAGTCCAACGCCTTCGGCATGGGGGTCGGACTTGACCCCGACGGGCTGGACCGCCCGCATCCCCGGGTGCACCAGTGGGCGATGTGCGGCCGGTCGAAGAACACCGCCGTGCTGGCCCGCGATCCGCTGCTGCACGAGATCCCGGGTAAGGGTGTCGGATTCGGGATGACCTTCGCCAGGAATCTGGCCGACGCGACAGGGCGGACCGTGCTGCTCATCCCGGGCGCCCGCGGCGACACCTCGTTCACCCCGAAGAACGGCTATACCTGGGACCCCGCGGACACCCGCACCCGGGTCAACCTGTACCGGCGCGCGGTCAGCGCCATCGACACCGTGCTGCGGCGGTACCCCGGCAGCGAGGTGGCGGTGGTGCTGTGGCACCAGGGTGAGACCGACGTGCCGCTGATGTCCGGTCCGGACTACCAAGCAAAGCTGGATTCCACTTTCAACGACCTCCGATCGCGATACGGCAGCGACCTTCCGATCCTGCTCGGGCAAATGGTTCCCGAGGAGATGGAGCTCAGCCACAAGGATTATTCGGCGATCAACGCGGTCCACGAAGACACGCCGAATCGACTTGCTCACACAGCTTTCATCCCTGGTAGCCGTAATTGCATTAACGGGGGCGTCGACCGTCACTACAACGCTGTCGGCCAGCGTCGAATGGGCCAAGACATGTGGACCGCCTATCGGGAAAAGTTTGCCGACCGGCTGGCGGCGTATGCGGCGCGCTGA
- a CDS encoding polysaccharide biosynthesis tyrosine autokinase, with the protein MILTVLGGVIGFATSLFITPQYQSTATLFVATQNGTTATEAYQNNLFSTDRVNSYASLATSEQVAARAVDQLKAPISAGELRSKITAVPGPKTVLLSVSVTDPDPAQAQSYANAVANQLVNLVSELETSRRGGTPAAGAIVVDEANYPTEPSGLGLGTRIGLGALAGLVLGVIAAILIGVFDKRFRGRESVENQAGSPVIGALPASRVRSRTAVVDLSSDGAYPEAVRELRTNLRFLMTAGGRRSPRVIAVASPSRGDGRSTVAVDLAAAFAETGKSVLLVDGDLRHPTLASRLPLTVPMRNAAQTKGLSTLLVGEHQVADALVSGIPLGNHTVTLLPAGPAAPRPGELWATDISEHLLSDLAEEYDYVIVDTPALDECSDGAVIGALSDGALLLARLQQTTSTALKRALLTLRGPGVTVLGAVVTFDQLRGKPGHDRRDSAPSRAERRASSSAAKSAAKTTGKSAAKESGGDDTEVIADGKLVGSSGPQPSARSRRGTS; encoded by the coding sequence GTGATCCTTACAGTCCTCGGCGGTGTCATCGGCTTTGCGACGTCACTGTTCATTACACCGCAATACCAGTCGACGGCGACGCTTTTCGTAGCGACGCAGAATGGCACCACGGCAACCGAGGCTTATCAGAACAATCTGTTCTCGACCGACCGGGTGAATTCATACGCATCGCTGGCAACCAGCGAACAAGTCGCTGCCCGTGCGGTGGATCAGCTCAAGGCCCCCATCTCCGCCGGCGAGCTGCGTTCCAAGATCACCGCGGTGCCGGGGCCGAAGACGGTGCTGTTGTCGGTGAGCGTCACCGACCCCGATCCCGCCCAGGCGCAGTCCTACGCCAACGCGGTCGCCAACCAGCTGGTGAACCTCGTCAGCGAGCTGGAGACCTCGCGGCGCGGCGGCACCCCGGCCGCCGGTGCGATCGTCGTCGACGAGGCGAACTACCCCACCGAACCCTCCGGGCTGGGGCTGGGCACGCGCATCGGGCTCGGCGCACTGGCCGGCCTCGTCCTCGGCGTCATCGCCGCGATCCTGATCGGCGTGTTCGACAAGCGCTTCCGCGGCCGCGAATCCGTTGAGAACCAAGCTGGTTCGCCGGTGATCGGGGCGCTGCCCGCCAGCCGGGTGCGCAGCCGCACCGCCGTGGTCGACCTCAGCAGCGACGGCGCCTACCCCGAGGCGGTCCGCGAGCTGCGCACCAACCTGCGGTTCCTGATGACGGCAGGCGGCCGGCGCTCACCGCGGGTGATCGCGGTGGCCAGCCCGTCGCGCGGCGACGGTCGCAGCACCGTGGCCGTCGACCTCGCCGCCGCCTTCGCCGAAACCGGAAAGTCGGTGCTGCTCGTCGACGGCGACCTGCGGCATCCGACCCTGGCGTCGCGGCTGCCGCTGACCGTGCCGATGCGCAACGCCGCCCAGACCAAGGGCCTGTCCACGCTGCTGGTCGGCGAGCACCAGGTGGCCGACGCGCTCGTTAGCGGTATTCCGCTCGGCAACCACACCGTCACGCTGCTGCCCGCGGGGCCGGCCGCGCCGCGCCCCGGTGAGCTGTGGGCCACCGACATCAGCGAGCACCTGCTGTCCGACCTGGCCGAGGAGTACGACTACGTCATCGTCGACACGCCCGCGCTCGACGAGTGCAGCGACGGCGCGGTGATCGGTGCCCTGTCCGACGGCGCCCTGCTGCTGGCCCGGCTGCAGCAAACCACCAGCACCGCGCTCAAGCGCGCGCTGCTCACCCTGCGCGGTCCCGGTGTCACCGTGCTCGGCGCGGTGGTCACGTTCGACCAGCTGCGCGGCAAGCCGGGGCATGACCGCCGCGACTCGGCGCCGTCGCGGGCCGAGCGCCGCGCGTCCTCGTCGGCCGCCAAATCCGCCGCGAAGACCACCGGCAAGTCCGCCGCCAAGGAGTCCGGCGGCGACGACACCGAGGTGATCGCGGACGGCAAGCTCGTCGGCAGCAGCGGACCGCAGCCGTCGGCGCGGTCCCGGCGCGGGACCTCCTGA
- a CDS encoding lipase family protein, translating into MTRPLRALAGGLLAGCLLLAGCQQQTAPAPPSEDAAAGMDLRPDTAGAGQEPGALVAARTLPSIDLRLKSVTSLAARMEYTSTSGISGDRTRVSGTVFVPNRPAPPGGWPVIVYGHPTTGIDADCAPSKSPTLLGAAPTVETLVAAGYVVTVPDYQGLGVDDGGHPYLEPATAGYNVIDAVRATRRLVPEVSDRWAAVGVSQGGQAVWAANELAGEYGAGLALLGTVSLSPPTDLTGLAVDAGAGTLTRQQQGALQLLLNALHRERPQFNLDDYRRGVVADEWEVLSSCDRADIAARIAALDRITPDDLRPANPEALAALEDYLRERSLPSRPTIAPMMVVFGGKDELLPESWTRRALAAACAMGDVIDIQFQPEKGHHDIDVSMAYPWLTGRFDGAPAPDTCTEFTAPAAAGAEYTAPAADAGESADVGEPAGTDTGSDSTEPEPTEQQSSVSDDTTGDGE; encoded by the coding sequence ATGACCCGTCCGCTGCGGGCCCTGGCGGGCGGTCTGCTCGCGGGGTGCCTGCTGCTCGCGGGGTGCCAGCAGCAGACGGCGCCCGCCCCGCCGTCCGAGGACGCCGCCGCGGGCATGGACCTGCGGCCCGACACCGCCGGCGCCGGCCAGGAGCCCGGTGCGCTGGTCGCCGCCCGCACCCTGCCCAGCATCGACCTGCGGCTGAAGTCGGTGACGTCGCTGGCGGCCCGGATGGAGTACACCTCGACCTCCGGGATCAGCGGCGACCGCACCCGGGTCAGCGGCACGGTGTTCGTGCCCAACCGCCCCGCCCCGCCCGGCGGCTGGCCGGTCATCGTCTACGGGCACCCCACCACCGGCATCGACGCCGACTGCGCGCCGTCGAAGTCGCCCACCCTGCTGGGTGCCGCGCCGACGGTCGAGACGCTGGTCGCCGCGGGCTACGTGGTGACCGTCCCGGACTATCAGGGGCTGGGCGTCGACGACGGCGGACATCCGTACCTGGAACCCGCGACCGCCGGCTACAACGTGATCGACGCGGTCCGCGCCACCCGTCGGCTGGTCCCCGAGGTCTCCGACCGGTGGGCGGCGGTCGGGGTGTCGCAGGGCGGTCAGGCGGTGTGGGCGGCCAACGAGTTGGCGGGGGAGTACGGCGCCGGGCTGGCGCTGCTCGGCACGGTGAGCTTGTCGCCGCCCACCGATCTCACCGGCCTGGCCGTCGACGCGGGCGCGGGCACCCTGACCCGACAGCAGCAGGGCGCGCTGCAGTTACTGCTCAACGCGCTGCACCGCGAGCGCCCGCAGTTCAACCTCGACGACTACCGGCGAGGGGTGGTCGCCGACGAGTGGGAGGTGCTGTCGTCGTGTGATCGTGCCGACATCGCGGCCCGGATCGCCGCGCTCGACCGCATCACCCCCGACGACCTTCGCCCGGCAAACCCCGAGGCCCTGGCGGCGCTGGAGGATTATTTACGAGAGCGCAGCTTACCGAGCCGACCGACGATCGCGCCCATGATGGTCGTTTTCGGTGGCAAAGACGAGTTGTTACCGGAATCATGGACCCGTCGCGCGCTCGCCGCCGCGTGCGCGATGGGTGACGTCATCGACATCCAGTTCCAGCCGGAGAAGGGGCACCACGACATCGACGTGTCGATGGCATACCCGTGGCTGACGGGCCGGTTCGACGGCGCACCGGCGCCCGACACGTGCACCGAGTTCACCGCTCCCGCGGCGGCGGGAGCCGAATACACCGCTCCCGCGGCTGACGCGGGGGAGTCGGCTGACGTGGGGGAGCCGGCCGGCACCGACACCGGGTCCGACTCGACCGAGCCGGAGCCGACCGAACAGCAGTCGTCCGTCAGTGACGACACCACCGGAGACGGAGAATGA
- a CDS encoding lipase family protein — protein sequence MRWRAGAALAAVVAVVLSGCAQSAPSEPNTFDRPTRTLTPPFQGAPTLPPPDLTDDGPGSLVRVEPIVDNESFQENDAAAVKIAFRSTSGSGEPTVVTGLAAIPPGSPPPGGWPVVAFGHEMTGTMNKCAPSRAPDFWGYASQMGTFLSRGFAVALPDFQGLGTEGPEHSILDATTLANNMTDAAKAVRRLSPEVSSRWAAFGVGEGGLAAWAAAERAGIYSGGMDMVGAVAVAPYADLSPLADAAEAGTLNKGEQVRLYMMALQSLSGTPGFELDEHRRGLARDRWTDILDCAPANPTDATRALERISPGDLRPGNVDEVRTRLSDFALPARYPIPGAAPVLVIWGTGDTVVPGTGTDNAVLEACERGEVIEAQRRVGDTKPVNDQVINGALSWMIGRFDGQQPDNFCEDGR from the coding sequence GTGCGGTGGCGCGCCGGTGCGGCGCTGGCCGCGGTGGTGGCGGTCGTGTTGTCGGGGTGCGCGCAGAGCGCACCCTCCGAGCCGAACACCTTTGACCGGCCGACGCGCACCCTCACCCCGCCGTTCCAGGGCGCTCCCACGCTGCCGCCGCCGGATCTGACCGACGACGGTCCGGGTTCGCTCGTCCGCGTCGAACCGATCGTCGACAACGAGTCGTTCCAGGAGAACGACGCCGCAGCGGTGAAGATCGCGTTCCGCTCGACGTCGGGCAGCGGGGAACCCACGGTGGTGACCGGCCTGGCCGCGATCCCGCCGGGGTCGCCGCCGCCGGGCGGGTGGCCGGTGGTGGCGTTCGGTCACGAGATGACCGGCACGATGAACAAGTGCGCGCCGTCGCGTGCCCCCGACTTCTGGGGGTACGCCAGCCAGATGGGCACGTTCCTGTCGCGGGGCTTCGCGGTGGCGCTGCCGGACTTCCAGGGCCTGGGCACCGAGGGCCCCGAGCACTCGATCCTGGATGCCACCACGCTGGCCAACAACATGACCGACGCCGCCAAGGCGGTGCGCCGGTTGTCGCCGGAGGTCAGCTCGCGGTGGGCCGCGTTCGGTGTCGGCGAGGGCGGGCTGGCCGCCTGGGCGGCCGCCGAGCGGGCCGGCATCTACAGCGGCGGCATGGACATGGTCGGCGCCGTCGCGGTAGCGCCGTACGCCGATCTATCACCGTTGGCCGACGCCGCCGAGGCCGGCACCCTGAATAAGGGCGAGCAGGTGCGGCTGTACATGATGGCGTTGCAAAGTCTTTCGGGCACACCGGGTTTCGAGCTGGACGAGCACCGTCGCGGGCTGGCCCGGGACCGCTGGACCGACATCCTGGACTGCGCGCCGGCCAACCCCACCGACGCCACCAGGGCGCTGGAGCGGATCAGCCCCGGCGATCTGCGCCCGGGCAACGTCGACGAGGTGCGCACGCGGCTCAGCGACTTCGCGCTGCCCGCGCGCTATCCCATCCCCGGTGCGGCGCCCGTGCTGGTCATCTGGGGTACCGGCGACACCGTCGTGCCCGGTACCGGAACCGACAACGCGGTGCTCGAGGCCTGCGAACGCGGTGAGGTGATCGAGGCGCAGCGGCGCGTCGGCGACACCAAACCGGTCAACGACCAGGTCATCAACGGGGCCCTGAGCTGGATGATCGGCCGCTTCGACGGCCAGCAGCCCGACAACTTCTGTGAGGACGGCCGGTGA